Below is a window of Mycobacterium dioxanotrophicus DNA.
GGGAGCGCTGCTGGCTGCTGGCGCCGTCCAGCACGCTGCCGTCGGAGCGGTAGAACGTGGCGAAGTGATAGAACGCCGTCTTGGTCACCGACGTGCCCTCCGGCGCGATGCCGTAGGCGTTGGAGAATTCCATCCCGGACAGCTCTGCCCCGGCCTCCACCGCGAACAGTGCGCCGTCGCCGGTGTTGACGTCACAGCCCAGCGCCTTGGATTGGAACGCACACCCGCCGGTCGCGACGACGACCGCGCCGGCCCGCACACGGAAGCCTTGCCGGGCCTGCCTGCGGTAGCCCGCCGCGCCGGAGACCGCACCCTGCGGATCGATCAGCAGCTCGGTGACGGGGCTGTGATCGAGGATCCGAACCCCCGCGCGCTTGACCAGGATGCGCATCCGGCGCATGTACTCCGGTCCCTGCAATCCGTTGCGCAAGGGAGTCCCGTCAGGCGCCGTGGGAAAAGGAAATCGCGCGATCTCGGCCAATTCATTGACCCGCGCATAGGTTTCGTCGAGAACGCGCACTGACCACCGATGATCGGCAAGATGACCGCCGAGCGCTGCCCGTGCGGCGATGGCCGCCTCCCGTTCGGCCGGATCGGGGCGGACATACCAGACGCCGGTGCCGGCAGAGGCTGTCGCGCCGCTCGTGCCGCAGTAGCCCTTGTCGGCCAGCACCACGTCCGCACCGTCACGCGCTGCGGTCAGCGCGGCCCAGGCTGCCGCCGGGCCACCGCCCACCACCATCACATCCGCGATGAGATCGAGCATGCCCCGACAGTGGCAGACATCGAAAGTGATTGTCAGGGTTGTGCTCACGGCAACCGGAACTGTTGTCCGGCCGCGCCTGCGGCGGCATCGTCGGCTCATGCCCCAAGCTGTGCAGCGGGCCATCGCCGTATTGCGTGCTTTCAGCCCGGCCGAGCCGGAGCTGTCGTTGACCTCGCTCGCGGCACGTACCGGCCTGCCGGTCAGCACCACCTACCGACTGGCGCAGGCCCTGCTCGACGATGGCCTTCTGGAGCGTTCGGGCGACGATTACCGCATCGGGCTGGGCCTGGTCGCGCTGGCTGCCCCCGCACTTCAGCACGTCGACGTGCACATGCTCGCGCCTCACCTGTATTCGCTCGCCGCGGGTATCGAGATCACCGCAAGCTTCGGGGTGCTCGCCGACGACGATGTGCTGACGCTGTTTTCAGCGCGGCCCGTGAGTAGATTCTGCGGCAACCAGCTGCCAGGACCGCGTCAGCCGCTGCAGCACAGCGCGATGGGAATCGCGATGCTTGCCTTCGGCAAGCGGCTCGGTGCGCCGTCGCTGGACATCGTGCGTCGCCGCGGCTACGCCGACGCCACAGGACGGCAAGGTGACCATGTCAGGGCCATCGCGGTTCCGGTGCTCGGTTCCGACGGTGCCGCCTGGGGCGCGGTCGGTGTCCAAGCGTTGCGACGACGGCTGACCGACGACCTCGTCCACGACATCCTGCCGGTGATGCACCGCCACGCACAGCGGATCCCGCGGCCGGCCACCATGCCGAAGAAAACCTCGCGGTGAGTCTTTTTCACCTGGTGAAAACCGGCTTCTCCCAACGTGCCTCCGACGGTGAACTGGAGCCAACCGGCAGAAGGGACTTTTCATGAGTGTCACCACCGAAACCAGGAGTACCACACAGGATTCGACCGCACCCCAGCTGCGGTTCATTCCGGTGGCAGGGCATATCGGCGCCGACGTCGACGGTCTGGACCTGTCGCAGACGTTGACGACGACGCAGGCCGACGCCATACGCGAGGCCCTGCACCGCTACAAGGTGTTGTTCTTTCATGATCAGCAGATCGGGCACGCCGAACAGATCGCATTCTCGCGGTACTTCGGCGACGTCACGCCGTCGCATCCGTATGACGACGAAGCGCCGGAAGGGTTTCCGGAGATTCTGGCGGTGGACAGCCGTAAGTACGCCAAGCGATTCGGCAGGCGCAAGTACAGCTACGACAACAAGTGGCACACCGATGTGACCGCGTTGATCAACCCGCCGGCCGCGACGATACTGCGCGCGCACATCGTCCCCGAACAGGGCGGTGACACCCACTGGACCAATCTGGTTGCCGCGTATGAGGGATTGCCCGCCCCGTTGCGCCGCTTGGCCGACGAGTTGCGTGCCGAGCACCGATTCGGCGGTCGAAAAGCGCAGTGGGCACAGGACAGTGACTACGCGACGAAAACCAAGGAGAACCCGCTCATCACCGAGCATCCGGTGGTGCGGGTGCACCCGGTGACCGGAGAGCGCGCGCTGTTCGTCACTCCCGGCTTCACCGCCAAGATCATCGGGGTCTCGCCCACCCAGAGCGATCGGCTGCTCGATCTGTTCTTCGAAGAGGTGACCAAACCGGCATACACCGTTCGGTTCCGTTGGCGCCCCGGCAGTGTCGCGTTCTGGGACAACCGGGCCACCGCGCACCTGGCACCCACCGACCTCGACGACCAGGACGTCACGCGGGTGCTCTACCGCACCACGTTGGAGGGCGACATCCCGGTGGGACCCGATGGCCGGACGTCCACATCGATCGCCGGCGCGGAGTTCCGCGGCCAGGCCTGAGGTTTGACTCCGCGCGAGATTAAGGGGTTACCCCGCAGATGTTCGTTGTCACCATGGGCGAGGTCTACCGGCAATTCCACAGGGGGAGGACCGTCATGCGGTCGATACGTTCGAGGTCCGCCGTCGCGGTGTTCGCGGCGCTGGCAGTACTTGTCACTGCGTGCGGTTCCTCCGGTGGCGCGGCCCGCACTGCGGATGGCAAGACCGTGGTCCGCTATCAAGGCTGGACCGGCGAGGTGCAGTTCGAGGAACTCGCCGAAGAACTCGGCTACTACAAGAACATCAAGCTGGATTGGGTGGGCAACACCACGAGTGGTCCGCAGGACATCCAGTCGGTGGCCACCGGGGACATCGATGTGGGCTCGGCGTTCAACGGGGCGGTGGTCAAGCTCAACGCGGCGGGTGCGCCGATAACCTCGGTATTGAGCTCGTACGGCGCCGATGAGGATGAATACACGGGCTATTACGTCCTGGCCGACAGCCCGATCCACACGGCCCGCGATCTGATCGGCAAGAAGGTCGGGATGAACACCCTCGGTGCCCATCACGAGTTCCTCACCCGGGAGTGGCTGGCCGAGCAGGGATTGACCAACGACGAGATCAAGACCGTCACCCTCGCCGTGGTGCCACCCGTCAACACCGAACAAGCGTTGCGGGAAAAGCAGATCGATGTCGCGGCGCTCAACACGATCTGGCGGGAGACGGCGACCGAGCGTGGCGGCATCAGACCGCTGTTCACCGACAAGTCGCTGTTCGGCGCGTTCAGCTACGGCACCTATGTGATGCGCGACGACTTCATCGCCAAGAACAAGGAAGCCGCAGCCGATTTCGTGCAGGGCACCGCGCGGGCCATCCGCTGGACCCAGGTCACGCCACGCGATCAGGTGGTCGCGAAGTTCCACGAGATCATCGCCAAGCGCAACCGCAACGAGGACACCAAGACCATCGAATACTGGCGCAGCTCGGGTATCCCGGTCCCCGGAGCGGTGATCGCCGAGCGCGAGTTGCAGATCTGGATCGACTGGCTGGTCCGCAACGGGGAACTCAAGGACGGTCAGCTCAAGGCGAAAGACCTCTACACCAACGAATTCAACCCGTACGCCAACGGGACGTATCCCGAGGGCAGTGGTCCCGACGGCCGAGCCCTGGCACAGAAATGAGCACCACACCGAAGTTGCAGATGCGCTACGTCACCAAACAGTTCGAGATCCGCGGCGAGAAAGCCCGTTTCACCGCTGTCGAGGACATCAGCATCGAGCTGGCCGCCGGCGAGTTCCTGGTGTTGGTCGGTCCCAGCGGATGCGGCAAGTCGACGTTGCTCGACCTGCTCGGCGGGCTCAGCACACCCACGTCAGGGGAGATCCTGCTCGACGGACGGCCGATCACCGGGCCCGGACTCGACCGCGGCATCGTGTTCCAGCAGTACGCGTTGCTGCCGTGGCGCACCGCCCGCAAGAACATCGAATTCGGGCTGGAGGCAAAGGGTTTACGCGCCGCCGAACGTCGTCGGCGTGCCGAGCACTATCTGGAGCTGGTCGGCCTGCAGGCCTTCGCGGACCGCTACCCGCATGAACTGTCGGGCGGCATGCGGCAACGCGTCGCGATCGCCCGCAGCCTGGCATTCGATCCCGAGGTGCTGTTGATGGACGAGCCGTTCGCCGCGCTCGACGCGCAGACCCGGGAATCGCTGCAAGGGGAGTTGCTGCGGATCTGGCAGGCCACCGGCAAGACCATCCTGTTCATCACCCACGGCATCGACGAGGCGCTCTACCTCGGGCAGCGGGTCGCTGTTCTGACGTCACGGCCGGGCCGGGTGAAGACGGTTGTCGATGTCGACATCGACCGCAGCGCCGACGATGTGCGGTCCAGTGCGGGTTTCCGTGCTCAGCGTCATCACATCTGGACCTTGCTGCACGACGAGGTGCAACGGGCACAGTCTCAGGAGGTTCAGCATGTCTAGTGCCATCGCGGAGGCCGCTGCCCCCGTCGTCGCCCAGCCCGCTCCGCCGGCACCGGTGCACTCGTCTCGGCGCGGTACGGCGGTGCTGTGGCGGGTGGTCCGCTACACCAGCGCGCTGGCCGGGTTCCTGGCGCTGTGGGAGGTAGCACCCCGGATCGGGCTGGTGGACAAGGTGTTCCTGCCACCGTTCAGCGAGGTCGTCGGTGCCTTGTTCGCACTGGGCGCCAATGGCCAGCTCTGGGAGCATGTTTCGGCGAGTCTGTCGCGAGCACTCGTCGGGCTGCTCGTCGCCGTCGTCGTCAGCATCCCGCTGGGTGTGGCCATCGCGTGGTATCGACCCGTCGCCGAATTCCTCAACCCGCTGCTGGAACTCTTCCGCAATACCGCGGCGCTGGCCCTGCTCCCGGTGTTCGTGCTCATCCTCGGAATCGGGGAGACGTCCAAGGTGGCGCTGGTGATCTACGCGTCGGCCTTCCCGATCCTGCTCAACACCATCTCCGGGGTGCGTACCGTCGACCCGTTGTTGGTCAAATCAGCGCGTTCCCTGGGTCTTTCCCCGGTGCGGCTGTTCCAGAAGGTGGTCCTGCCCGCAGCGGTGCCCACGATCTTCACCGGCCTGCGGATGGCGGCCGCGTCGTCGATCCTGGTGTTGATCGCCGCCGAGATGGTCGGCGCCAAGGCCGGGCTCGGCTATCTGATCACCGCGGCACAGCTGAACTTCCAGATTCCGAACATGTACGCCGGCATCGTCACCATCGCCCTCGTCGGGGTCGCCTTCAACGGTGTCCTCGTGGCGATCGAAGGACGCCTGTCGGGCTGGCGTCACACCACGTAGAAGAGGAGTACCTTGCCGCGTCAACTGCATCTCAACGCCTTCCTGATGGGTGTCGGCCACCACGAAGCCGCATGGCGACATCCTCGAACCGACAGCCGGAACCTCAGCAGCGTCAAGCACTTTCAGAATCTCGCACAGATCGCCGAACGCGGCCTGCTGGACTCGGTGTTCTTCGCCGACGGATTGGCCGTCGACCCGCGCGTCAAGCACAACATCCAGGCGATCTTCGAACCGATCACGCTGCTGACCGCGATCGCCTCCGCCACCGAGCACATCGGTCTGATCGCCACCGCGTCGACCGGGTATCTGCATCCCTATACCCTGGCTCGTAGTTTCGCCTCACTCGACCACATCAGCGGCGGCCGGGCCGGATGGAACATCGTCACGTCGGCCGGCGCCGACGAGGCCGCGAACTTCGGTTTCGACGGCATCCCCGACCACGCCGGAAGATACCGGCGGGCAGCGGAATTCGTCGATATCGCCACGGCATTGTGGGACAGCTGGGAGGACGATGCGCTGATCCTCGACGAGGCGACGGGCATCTTCGCCGACCCCGCCAAGGTCCACTCGATCGACCATTCGGGGGAGCAGTTCACGGTGGCGGGCCCGCTGAACTCGCCTCGGTCGCCGCAGGGCAGGCCGCTGCTGGTTCAAGCGGGGTCATCGGAAACCGGTAGGGACTTCGCGGCCCGCTACGCCGAGGCAATCTTCACCGCCCAGCGATCGGTCGAGGAAGGGCGTGCGTTCTATCGCGATGTCAAGGCCCGCGCCGTCGCATTCGGCCGCAGTGCCGACGACGTGTTGATCCTGCCCGGCATCGTGCCGTTCCTTGGGCCCACTGCTGCGGCCGCCCGCGAGCTGGAGCAGGAATTCACCGACCTCATCTCGCCGGAGTACTCGTTGCGCCAGCTGTCGCAGATGCTCGGCGTGGACCTGACGGCCCACGCTCTGGACGCCCCACTGCGCCCGCTACCGCCCATTGAGCAGATCCAGGGCAACAAGAGCCGCTATCAACTGGTCAAGGATCTGGCCGACCACGAGGCGCTCACGGTGCGGCAGTTGATCGCCAAGCTCGGCGGCGGCCGCGGTCACCGCACCATCGCAGGCACGCCCGAGCAGGTCGCCGACGATCTGCAGGAGTGGTTCACCGCAGGCGCCGCCGACGGGTTCAACATCATGCCGCCGTATCTGCCCGGCGGTCTGGAGGACTTCGTCGAGCAGGTGGTACCGATCCTGCGCCGGCGCGGGCTGTTCCGCACCGAGTACACCGCCACCACACTGCGCGGGCACTACGGCCTCTCCCACCAGCCGAGCCGGTTCACCCTGCACCGCGAGCGTGCGGGTCTGTTGCCCGACACGCCGGGGAAGGACAGCAGTTCACGCACGCTCGTCACGGCCGAGCAGTAATGCAGGCAGCGCGGGTGCGACGCTGGGCAGTCGACTAGCACTCGACTACCTCCCCATCGAGTCTGCGGTGGAGGCGCAAAACACCGAGAGGCGAGCGCCCTCACCGCAGACTCGACGCGTCAGCTCAGCGGTAGTTGACGAACTGCAGTGCTACGTCGAGGTCGGCGCCCTTCAGCAAGGAAATGACGGCCTGCAGGTCGTCGCGCTTCTTCGAGCTGACCCGGATCTCGTCGCCCTGGATCTGCGCCTTGACGCCCTTGGGGCCGTCGTCACGAATGATCTTGGTGATCTTCTTGGCCTGCTCGCTGCTGATGCCCTGTTTGATGTCGCCGGACACTTTGTAGGTCTTGCCGCTGGCCTGAGGGTCGCCCGCATCGAAGGCCTTCATCGAGATGTCCCGGCGAACCAGTTTCTCCTTGAACACGTCGACGGCGGCCTTGACGCGCTCCTCGGTGCTGGACGTGAGTTCGATCACCTCGTCGCCCTTCCAGGCGATGGTGGTGTCGGTACCGCGGAAGTCGAACCGGGTCGCCAGCTCCTTCGCGGCCTGGTTGAGCGCGTTGTCGACCTCCTGGCGATCGACCTTGCTGACGACGTCGAAGCTGGAATCCGCCATTGGAACGCCTCTCCTCTCCCTCTGCGTGTGCTGCCGGTTTGTAACTTTGGTACATCCTCGTTGTACCCTGCTAGTCGCACCAAACCGGAGACGGGGCGGATGCGACACCAGGCAGGTTGCCCGAGCGGCCAATGGGAGCGGACTGTAAATCCGTCGGCTTACGCCTACAGTGGTTCGAATCCACTACCTGCCACACTGATCAGGCCCCCTTTCGAGGGGGCCTGAGGTGTTTCTAGGATCCGGATTTGTCACGGATTGTCACAACCTGCGCGAAACTCTGCGCGGCCACCGCCAGCGCTTCCGGCTTCGGATTCACGTACGTCTGCAGCGTGAACGCCTTCGACGCGTGACCTAGCCACGCTGAAATGACCGCTATCGGAACACCTTTCAGATGCATCAGCGTCCCGCAGGTATGCCGGGCATCGTGAAGGCGGTGATGACGCAGGCCGGCGGCTTTCAGGACCCGGGGCCAACGATCCTCGACGGCGTTCGGGGTCAGTGCCGCGCCAGCCTCGTTGACGACGACATACCCGCTCGGTTCGTACGCCTCGCCCAGCTTCAACCGATCAGCCGCCTGGATCTTCCGGGTGGCCTTGAGGACCGCAACGAGGTGGTCCGGCAACGGCAACTTGCGGCGCCCGGCGCGCGACTTCGGCGTCTTCTCGATCTGTTTCTTGCCGCGCTGTAGGCGTGTGTTCTCAACCGTGATGGTCTTCGCGTCAAGATCTATGGCGGACCACCGCATCCCGCAGATCTCGCCGAGCCGCAGCCCGGCCAGCGCGAGGTGCCATGCGATGGCGTATCTGTCACCCTCGATGTGCGCCAGCAGGGTTTCCACTTCCGCCTCTGTGAGTGGGTCTGGTGGCTTCGCGTCACCGTCGATGCGGTCGACGAGCGCGACGACGTTGCGCACCACGTGACCCTGCTTGACCTCGCTGTCCAGAACGCTTTCGAGGATTCCCAGTAGGTAGTTGACCGAGCGCGGCGACCACGGCTTGCGGGCCTTGCCCGTGGGGGAGAGCAGCCCGCCGGCGCGCAGCGCGATGACGAGGTCGGCGACATGTCGTTTCGTCAGCTTCTGCACCTGGACATCGCCGAGCTGGTCGATCACCACTGAGAACTTCTCGGCGTACCCGTCGACGGTGGACTCTGCCCTGTCTGCTGCACGCTTCCCGGCGAGCCAGTCATCGATGGCCGCCTTGACGGTGCGCTCGGTTGGGTGGACATAGGTGCCCTTGGCGACGTCGCCGCGGATCGTGTCGAGCGCGTCCCGGGCTTCGGCCTCGGTGCGGTACCGCTTCCGCAACTGCTTGCGTTTCCCGTCGACCTGGCCGACGTCGACGGTGAGCTGGTAGCGCACGACGGGGCGGCCGCCGCGGCGCGCAGCAAGTTCGACGCGTTTGATCTGCGGCGGAAGCTGCCGTCGTTCAGCCATGGTGAAGCCGCCCTTTCTGGCGAGGTGATGATTGCTGGGGGCCTGCCCTGCAACGCATGTTTGTGTGGGCATTGGGTGCGAGAAACCGGGTTACCCGCAGCCGGTGTTAGCTGACGATTTTCGCCCTGCATCTGCGGATAGCTGGTGAAAAAAGATTGCCTGGACGCCCCCCCCCGCGATTTTGCTGATGTCGCTAACCTGGGTTTCTTCGCGGGTGGGATACGGGGTCAAACGCTTGTTTGAACAACACATATGTAATTTGCTAGGTCGTCAAAAACTTGTCGGGGGAAGGACCTACTGTGTGGTCTCACAGGGACTTTTCAGCCGAGGGGATTAGAGGGGAATGGACGAGCTAGACCGGGTTCACGACCAGATTCAGGACGCCTTAGCGGCGTACCCGCCGGAGGTCTGGACATTGTTGCAAGCCCGGCTAGTCGCCGACTTTCTTGGCAGCCTTCCGTCGGAACGCCCGAGCCGTCCGTGCCGCGGAGGGCTCGTGCGATCCAGGCGGCGGCTCAGGGCCTGACGTCCTGACTGCCTCCTCGCCGGCATCGTCTGCGCCGGCCTCCTGGCCTTGCTGGCCTTCCGCCGATGCATCCGGTTGCGTCGTAGTTTCCAGGTCATCGCGTTCTCCTCTGTGAAGGTGCTGCACTGCAGCAACGGCGTTGAACATTTCGTCGATCTCGGAGCGCGCGGCGATTGATGCGTTGCGTTCCTTGGCCAGCGTTTGGGCGTGCTCTCCCCACCAGGTGGCGATGTGGAGCAGTGGTTGCGCGACGGCGAGCATGAGCCGATCGAGCTCGTCCTGTTGGCCGTCGGGCAGCTGCTCCTTTGCCCATTCGTGAAGGTCGGCGCCGGCCCGCAGTGACGCGGCGACGTTGGCCGTCAGGTCTCTGATTCGGGCCCATTCGCGCTGCGACCGATCCCAATCTCGTTGGTGGTACTGGGTGAACACTCGGAGCAGCTCGACGACGGCGCGGCGTTCGCTCGGTCCGAGGTTGTCGACCCCTGGTGGCAGGACGCTGGCGAACGGGGCGCCGGGGACACCCTGGCCGGCCGCGGCGAACGCCTCCTCGTCTGTGATGCCGGCCAGCCAGGCGATGGCTTTGATCGTTGTGGGTGTTGGGACTCCTTGGTATGTGCCGCTACGGATTCGGTTGAGGGTGGTGTGTGACACATCGAAACCGGCTTCGGCTGCGATGTCCGCGAGGCGTCGACCGGACGCCCCGTTGTGCTTGCCGCTCGCCTGCTCGATGAGCTCGGGGAGCGTGTGTTTCTCGGTCACGCCAGAAATGATGTGCCTCTCTCGTTCAGTCGTGCCAGACACGCGCACGAAATTTGTGACAAGTGAATCACGCTCCGCGATGCGACAACCAGCAATCTATCCAGTTGTCATCTTGACGAGTAGATGGTTCTTGGTGCACGCTTCACTTGTCAACCCGAAGATTGGAGGCCATGATGGCTAAATCACAACGGCGTAAGCCCCCGCAGCGAAGAAAGGACGTGTGGATGCACGTCATAGACGGAGCCCGGATCCGCCGGTGGCGCAAGCAACGTCACTACTCCCAGCGAGAGCTCGCGTTCCTGGTGCGGCGTACCCAGTCGACGATCTACCTCATCGAAACCGGGAAGCTGCGGGCCATCAGCGAGGACCTGGCGTTGGCTCTCGCTGCACGGCTCGACGTGCCGTGGGAGGACCTCTTCGAGGCCCGTGAGGATTCTTTGCCGTCCGATGTGACAACTGGTGCATGTGTCACCAGTCAATCCGCCTGACCGCCGAAACCTGGCGACATCAGCAGAAAGGAAAGGTCTGTGCCACAAGAAGAGCCGAGCAGCCCGTTGAGGAAGCTGCTCACCATCCCCGAGGCCGCCGCCGCGCTGCGCGTCGGACGAACCACGGTGTACGAGCTGTTCAAAACCGGGCTGCTCGGCTCACTACAGGTGGCGGGCCGACGGTTCGTCCCCGTGACGGAGATCGACCGGTTCATCGCCGAGCACACCCAGGTGTCCGCATGACCGCCTGCATCACTGATCTGGCTGACGCTGCCGCGGAGCACAATCGTCCGTTCACTGGCGGCGAGGCGCACCGCCGTCTCAACATGTCGTCCAGGCACTGGCCGATCCCGGCCACCTACGACGCGGCGATCGCTGAGTTGCACGCCACCCGTGAGGAACTCAACGAGGTTCTGGCCGAGCATCACAATTTCGGGCCGCTACTCCGGTCGGCGTGCGAGGCGAACGCCGCCATCGCACGCGAGTTCACCGAACTGCTAGGGGACCGCGAGCAGGTCCGCGATGAGCGAGATGAGCTGCAGGTCCGCGTCGACGAACTGACTGCCGAACTGGAGGAGGTGCGGGAGAGACTGGACTTCCTCGGTAAGGAACCCGTGCCGTCGTCTCGCGACCGTGCGGCGGTGACGCCGTGATCACCGACCTGATGCGTGGCGCAGCCGATTTCATCGACGCGGTCAACCAGGCGCTCGAGGAACGTCGCGCGGGCTTCTCTGAGCGTGAGGCCGGCGACTATCTCGACGCCGCCGGGCTGGCCGACTCGATGGTGCCAGACGAGTTCGCCGACGATGTGGTCGACGCCGAGGTGCACTGCCCTGGTTGCAAGTGCCCGTCGTACTGCGGGTGCGGCCGCGAGATCTATAGCGAGCCCGAAGGTCCCGACGGCCCGACGTATTGGTTCCACAGCGACGACGATTCGCCGATCACCTGGGGGTGCGCGACGGTCCGCGACGGATTTACTTCCCCTGCTGCTGCCGATGGTTGTGGTCGATCGGGTGGTGCTGATCTGGACACGGGCTCGGCAGAGTCGCGGTGGCAGCAGCAGGGGGACCGGCGGGCCGAGGATGTGCCACCGTGCGGCGTCTATCTCGCCGGTGATGCTCTGCCGATTCGACCTGCTAACCCAATTTTCTGCGAGCTTCCCGCAGCGCATGCGGGAGAACACATCTCGTACAAGCACCCCGACCGGGCGATCGTCCGGTGGCCCAACGCACCTGTCTCGGTGTCCCACGAGGACCTGGCCGCGCACGTCGCCGCGTCGATTCGCGAGTTCCGGATGTCCCACGCAGGGAACTTCGAAGATGCCGCCGACTTCATCGCCAGTGGCCTTCTCGCCGACCACTCCATCGCTCTCCGAAGCAAGTAGGGCCCCGTGCTGCGTCACCAGCTCGGAGCCCACGACACCAGCAACACCCCATCGAAAGGAACGCCAGTGCCAACCGCAGAGTCTACCTATCAGATCAACGAGCGCGAGGACGGCGCGTTGGTCGCCACCGTCGAGCGCCCGGAGTGGCCCGAGGTGCCGAGGCAGGTCGGTGTGGCGATGCCGCACCCGTCCGGCGAACGCTGGCTCGTGATCGTCTGGGACGAGAACGCTGGCAGCGCTGACTTTCTCGCCGAGGACCGGGCAGCGGCGTTACAGGTCTTGGATTTTCACGCTGCCCTGGTGGCGCGTCTCGTCGAGGCCCGTGAGAATGCGGCGGTGTCGGCGTGACGGCGCGAGCAGTGCGCCGAGGCCTGGCGCTCATCGTCTACGGCGCGATCCTCGCCGGCGTCGGAACCCTGTGGGCCGCAGGCACAGCGAAGGCCTCGCCGAACGTGGGTTGCGAGACGATCGCCGCGCCGGGCCTGCTTGCCTGGGGGCAGAAACGCACCATCTGCGACTCGCCCCGCAACGCGGACGGCAGCTGGTGGCGCACCCGGCAGTATTGGACGCCGGCGCATTACGTGCCGGTGTCGTGCTACCGGTGGTCCTGCTCGGGTGGCTACCCGGTCGGTGACAGCGTCGCACGCTACGAGGAGTACGCGGTCACCGACGCCACGGTCCTACCGGATGAACCTGGTTGGCTGCCAACCGGATCGGTGGTCATCCGATGACGGCACTGCAACCGGTGTGGACGCCGGCCGATTTCGACGCCACCGTTGCGGCCGCCGCGCTGCACGAGCCGGTCGCAGCGGTCCCTGCCGCGACGCGTGGCCGCCGATACCGGGGCAGGCACCGCGCCAATAGGTTCAGCCGACGAGTCACCGACCTGCAGACCGAGATCCGGGAGGAGCAGGCGTACGACGAGTTCAGACGAAACCTGGCCTTCGTTCTCAGGTCGCTCAGACCAGGCGGTGCGCAGTGAAGCCGCCGGTGGTTGACCAGACGCTGGACTCGAACCTCGATCGCGTCGCCGAGGTGGCGCTGGGGTTGGCGGTGAAGATCCGCGACGACGACCCTCGTCGGCTGTTCGAGGAGTTGCGGTTGTTGGCGCAACGCTATCCGGCGAAATACGCCCAGATCACCATGGCGCTCGCGGCTTTCGTAAATCCCGATGAGGGCACGGTTGCGCTGCAGGAGCGCGTGGAGGCCATCACGGAGTCGCGCGTGGGGCGGCACATGTCGGCGGTGGCGTCGTGACGCGCGCGTTGTGGCTCGCCGCTTGGGTCTTCGGCGCGCTGGCCTACATCGGGCTGGCGGTGTGTCTGCCGCTGTTCGTGACGGCCGCGATCCTTTCCGCCGCATCGGTATTGGCGTGGGGTTTCCGTGTCCACCCGGACCCCGACGAATGGGCCAACGACGAGTGGTGG
It encodes the following:
- a CDS encoding site-specific integrase, which translates into the protein MAERRQLPPQIKRVELAARRGGRPVVRYQLTVDVGQVDGKRKQLRKRYRTEAEARDALDTIRGDVAKGTYVHPTERTVKAAIDDWLAGKRAADRAESTVDGYAEKFSVVIDQLGDVQVQKLTKRHVADLVIALRAGGLLSPTGKARKPWSPRSVNYLLGILESVLDSEVKQGHVVRNVVALVDRIDGDAKPPDPLTEAEVETLLAHIEGDRYAIAWHLALAGLRLGEICGMRWSAIDLDAKTITVENTRLQRGKKQIEKTPKSRAGRRKLPLPDHLVAVLKATRKIQAADRLKLGEAYEPSGYVVVNEAGAALTPNAVEDRWPRVLKAAGLRHHRLHDARHTCGTLMHLKGVPIAVISAWLGHASKAFTLQTYVNPKPEALAVAAQSFAQVVTIRDKSGS
- a CDS encoding helix-turn-helix domain-containing protein → MPQEEPSSPLRKLLTIPEAAAALRVGRTTVYELFKTGLLGSLQVAGRRFVPVTEIDRFIAEHTQVSA
- a CDS encoding helix-turn-helix transcriptional regulator, which codes for MHVIDGARIRRWRKQRHYSQRELAFLVRRTQSTIYLIETGKLRAISEDLALALAARLDVPWEDLFEAREDSLPSDVTTGACVTSQSA
- a CDS encoding CDGP domain-containing protein — encoded protein: MTARAVRRGLALIVYGAILAGVGTLWAAGTAKASPNVGCETIAAPGLLAWGQKRTICDSPRNADGSWWRTRQYWTPAHYVPVSCYRWSCSGGYPVGDSVARYEEYAVTDATVLPDEPGWLPTGSVVIR